One region of Turicibacter bilis genomic DNA includes:
- a CDS encoding translation initiation factor IF-2 N-terminal domain-containing protein, with protein sequence MRVYEFARNYGVTSKELVAICHEIGIEVKAQSKLDETQLATLSRHICRGKDTNETIETTPKVVKKSREAKTIAYVVTECEPFTSLGELGKTAAAFATQTIKDGRSLIIALPKYKEITEVYGTTMEWLMDLPIKVGSTEARASLFKLVQDSVTYLFIGNDRYFTREEIYGYEDDAERFAFFNRAVLEALPYLGTKISEIYVNDWHTSMIPLILNVDYKYHSFYQKVKTTLNIHNLEYQGWYSVDILPNVLGISRQYYDNGLTRMGDSVNLLKSGIETATRIQLNEISTEQLKLPQMHESGIASVIEGKLNNKAS encoded by the coding sequence ATGAGAGTATACGAATTTGCTAGAAATTATGGGGTGACAAGCAAGGAGCTTGTAGCCATTTGTCATGAAATCGGAATTGAAGTTAAAGCTCAGTCTAAATTAGATGAAACACAGTTAGCAACATTAAGCCGTCATATTTGTCGTGGAAAAGATACGAATGAAACTATTGAAACAACACCTAAAGTAGTGAAGAAGTCAAGGGAGGCTAAGACTATTGCTTATGTCGTGACTGAATGTGAACCATTTACTTCGTTAGGAGAATTGGGAAAAACAGCTGCCGCTTTTGCAACTCAAACAATTAAAGACGGTCGCTCATTAATCATTGCTTTACCTAAGTATAAAGAAATTACGGAAGTTTACGGAACGACTATGGAATGGTTAATGGACTTACCAATTAAAGTAGGATCGACAGAAGCTCGAGCTTCTCTTTTTAAATTAGTTCAAGATTCAGTGACTTATTTATTTATCGGAAATGATAGATATTTTACGCGTGAAGAGATTTATGGCTATGAAGATGATGCTGAGCGCTTCGCCTTTTTCAATCGTGCAGTGCTTGAAGCTCTTCCATATCTAGGAACAAAAATTTCAGAAATTTATGTGAATGATTGGCATACAAGTATGATTCCACTAATTTTAAATGTCGATTATAAATATCATTCATTCTATCAAAAGGTAAAAACGACGTTAAACATTCATAACTTAGAATATCAAGGATGGTATAGCGTCGATATTTTACCAAATGTACTTGGAATTAGTCGACAATACTATGACAACGGATTAACGCGCATGGGAGATTCAGTGAACTTACTAAAGAGTGGAATTGAAACAGCAACTCGTATTCAATTAAATGAAATAAGTACAGAGCAA